The following are encoded together in the Weissella soli genome:
- the phnE gene encoding phosphonate ABC transporter, permease protein PhnE, producing MTTIQRSPWQHLRPWLVTLLVLAIVGWAFSGIPLTSLKPTALEITKSILHGLFHPEWSYVYTGDGEDLLAALVETLAIAFLGTFISAILSVPFAFLAARTSHKFFTPRSTFGKVILTIVRVFPELVLAIMFIKAVGPGAYAGMLAVSIHSIGMLGKLFAEAIENIDHGPNEAIVAAGGSALDGLALATFPAVLPEFMNYTLYRFEIAVRSASILGMVGAGGIGAPLIFALQTRNWPRVGIILLGIIVMVTIIDYISGKIRARLV from the coding sequence ATGACAACAATTCAACGCAGTCCATGGCAACACTTACGGCCCTGGTTAGTCACGCTGCTGGTATTGGCCATTGTTGGGTGGGCCTTCTCAGGGATTCCGCTAACCAGCTTGAAACCAACGGCCCTTGAAATTACCAAGTCCATTTTGCATGGTTTGTTCCATCCAGAATGGAGCTACGTTTATACTGGTGATGGTGAAGATTTATTGGCAGCTTTGGTTGAGACCTTAGCGATTGCATTCCTAGGAACCTTTATTTCGGCTATTTTGAGTGTGCCGTTTGCTTTCTTGGCGGCCCGTACGTCGCATAAGTTCTTCACGCCCCGTTCAACATTTGGGAAAGTGATTTTGACAATCGTACGTGTGTTCCCAGAATTGGTTTTAGCGATTATGTTCATCAAGGCGGTTGGTCCCGGTGCTTATGCCGGTATGCTGGCGGTTTCCATTCATTCAATCGGCATGTTGGGAAAGTTGTTTGCTGAAGCCATTGAAAACATTGATCATGGTCCAAATGAAGCCATTGTGGCTGCCGGTGGATCAGCGCTCGATGGGTTGGCATTAGCAACATTTCCGGCTGTTTTGCCAGAATTTATGAATTACACCTTATATCGCTTTGAAATTGCGGTCCGTTCGGCCTCTATTTTGGGGATGGTTGGTGCCGGTGGTATCGGTGCGCCCCTCATTTTCGCCTTACAGACCCGTAATTGGCCACGTGTTGGGATTATTCTCTTGGGCATCATCGTGATGGTGACAATCATTGACTACATTTCAGGCAAAATTCGGGCACGGTTAGTTTAG
- the aroD gene encoding type I 3-dehydroquinate dehydratase, with product MLKIGNAQATAKRPIIATSITAQNVTELLAQMKLANASAADVIEWRIDYLLAKQPVDSALIRQVRQTVIKPMIFTWRTATEGGLFGFNAKMYRKLYLLAIKAGFEAIDIEAAWLFEMTPLLTAARQHRVVVIGSYHHPKRTPNDLRAHFDKLFSAPVDVVKVATFANDAADVDRLQTVSADYAAHQVKPLITMAMGSVGQRSRLEGLRYGSELTFGALVNASAPGQLALADLAKHFSTH from the coding sequence ATGTTAAAAATTGGAAATGCCCAAGCCACGGCTAAACGCCCAATTATTGCCACCAGTATCACTGCTCAAAATGTGACCGAATTATTAGCACAAATGAAGCTTGCAAATGCTAGTGCGGCGGACGTCATTGAATGGCGGATTGATTACTTGCTAGCCAAGCAACCAGTTGATAGTGCCTTGATTCGACAGGTACGACAGACGGTCATCAAACCAATGATTTTCACTTGGCGAACGGCGACTGAAGGTGGATTATTTGGCTTTAATGCCAAAATGTATCGCAAGCTATACCTGCTTGCGATTAAAGCCGGGTTTGAGGCCATTGACATTGAGGCCGCCTGGTTGTTTGAAATGACCCCATTGCTGACGGCTGCTAGGCAACATCGGGTTGTCGTGATTGGTTCTTATCATCATCCAAAGCGGACGCCAAATGATCTGCGGGCACATTTTGATAAACTGTTTAGCGCGCCGGTTGACGTTGTCAAGGTAGCAACCTTCGCCAATGATGCCGCTGATGTCGACCGCCTCCAAACAGTGAGCGCCGACTATGCAGCACACCAGGTAAAACCATTGATTACGATGGCCATGGGTAGCGTTGGGCAGCGTTCACGGCTTGAAGGTCTTCGTTATGGTTCCGAGTTAACGTTTGGCGCACTTGTGAATGCCTCGGCCCCTGGTCAATTAGCTTTAGCTGACTTAGCAAAGCATTTTTCAACACACTAA
- the map gene encoding type I methionyl aminopeptidase — MITLKSQREIEAMAESGAIIAGMHQELRKLIKPGISTWAIEEFGRKYIEDHGGRAAQIGFEGFEYATTISVNDEVAHAFPRKGLFLNEGDIVKVDTVVDLNGAYSDSAWTYAVGEVSPEVQRLMDVTKQALYIGIDQAQVGNRLGDIGAAINAFVEDENGYGNVRDYIGHGIGPTMHEEPAVPHYGVAGHGLRLKPGMTITIEPMVNLGGWEVETDQEDGWTVRTLDGSWSAQYEHVIAITNDGPKILTSQDPEFDAKYLL, encoded by the coding sequence TTGATTACATTGAAGTCACAACGTGAAATTGAGGCTATGGCCGAATCTGGTGCCATTATTGCTGGTATGCACCAAGAGTTACGTAAACTGATCAAGCCAGGGATTTCTACTTGGGCCATTGAAGAATTTGGCCGTAAGTATATCGAGGACCATGGTGGCCGTGCTGCTCAAATCGGGTTTGAAGGTTTTGAGTACGCAACCACGATTTCGGTTAATGATGAAGTGGCCCATGCTTTCCCACGTAAGGGATTGTTTCTTAATGAAGGTGACATTGTTAAGGTCGACACGGTGGTTGACTTGAATGGCGCCTACTCGGATTCAGCTTGGACGTATGCCGTTGGTGAAGTTTCGCCTGAAGTGCAACGTTTGATGGATGTGACGAAGCAAGCCTTGTATATTGGTATTGACCAAGCACAAGTGGGTAACCGCTTGGGTGATATTGGGGCAGCCATCAACGCTTTTGTCGAAGATGAAAACGGTTATGGTAACGTGCGTGACTACATTGGTCATGGTATCGGACCGACTATGCATGAAGAACCCGCTGTGCCTCACTATGGGGTGGCCGGTCATGGCTTGCGATTAAAGCCTGGTATGACCATTACCATCGAACCGATGGTTAATTTAGGTGGCTGGGAAGTTGAGACTGACCAAGAAGATGGTTGGACTGTACGCACTTTAGATGGCTCATGGTCTGCCCAATACGAGCACGTTATTGCGATCACTAACGACGGACCCAAGATTTTGACTTCACAAGATCCTGAGTTTGACGCAAAATATTTGTTGTAA
- a CDS encoding competence protein CoiA: MLVAVTENGRFVQANELTVQAKTKLYHCPACKGAVRLKMGEVNLPYFAHVNLIECDSFAEGESAGHLTGKLAIRDYFHAQGAVVTLEQYFPEVQQRADVLVEFNGGRFVIEYQCAPISVQKVIHRTAGYRQLGLRVIWVLGDTYQARQLSRATWAKFSQILHGELQLCVWRMQPGCFEWLSWMEQDFTHRQKQHVVKTKLAEIQLLKLQQQITRKDPYLQRIVLELYRLQRRLVGMPWMVHNIIGLPGGVKGEAWPVKLMLYLAIESGPKTQTQLLKQLANCEWQKFGVASVRQVQALWLNRMLTQWFEAGEIVVNDGQISLTTAPNWYADYQEKLAGLNIAPENNEKTSKK, translated from the coding sequence ATGTTAGTAGCGGTGACTGAAAACGGTCGTTTTGTCCAAGCAAATGAACTCACTGTCCAGGCAAAAACCAAACTGTATCATTGTCCAGCTTGTAAAGGGGCGGTGCGACTGAAGATGGGCGAAGTGAATCTACCCTATTTCGCCCATGTTAATTTGATTGAATGTGATAGTTTTGCTGAAGGAGAATCCGCCGGCCATTTGACTGGCAAATTAGCCATTCGTGATTATTTTCATGCGCAAGGGGCTGTAGTCACTTTGGAGCAATATTTTCCCGAGGTGCAACAACGGGCGGATGTCCTGGTTGAATTCAATGGTGGCCGCTTTGTCATTGAGTACCAATGTGCACCCATTAGCGTCCAAAAGGTCATCCATCGTACGGCAGGCTATCGCCAACTTGGACTACGAGTGATTTGGGTGCTAGGTGATACCTACCAAGCACGCCAGCTTAGCCGGGCAACCTGGGCCAAATTTTCACAGATTTTGCATGGAGAATTGCAGTTATGTGTGTGGCGCATGCAGCCAGGGTGCTTTGAGTGGCTGAGTTGGATGGAACAAGACTTTACTCATCGGCAAAAGCAACACGTGGTGAAAACGAAGTTAGCCGAAATTCAGCTCTTGAAACTACAACAACAAATCACCAGAAAAGACCCGTATTTACAACGCATTGTCCTGGAATTATATCGTTTGCAACGTCGTTTAGTCGGCATGCCATGGATGGTGCACAATATTATTGGACTACCAGGTGGTGTTAAGGGTGAAGCATGGCCGGTCAAGTTAATGCTATATCTAGCAATCGAAAGTGGTCCCAAAACGCAAACCCAGTTACTAAAACAGTTAGCAAATTGTGAATGGCAAAAGTTCGGGGTTGCTTCCGTCAGGCAAGTTCAAGCCCTGTGGTTGAATCGCATGTTAACGCAATGGTTTGAAGCGGGTGAAATCGTCGTGAATGACGGGCAAATCAGTCTGACGACGGCCCCAAATTGGTATGCTGATTACCAAGAAAAACTGGCTGGGTTAAATATAGCTCCTGAAAATAATGAAAAAACATCTAAAAAATGA
- the phnD gene encoding phosphate/phosphite/phosphonate ABC transporter substrate-binding protein produces the protein MYKKFVAGALLAVSAATAITVAPSSADAAKKKVSLKELNVQFVPSSQADTIQAKAKPLEKLLKKQLGIPVHVTISTDYNTIVEAMGSKKVDMGFLPPDAYVQAHKQYKAKVILQSERYGINDKKNDGSNTDKLVSYYRAMVLVKKDSKIKSIKDLKGKKIAVQDTTSDSGYLFPAVDLYNKGVNIFKGGTQLVTVKGHDQGVLSVLNGDTDAAFIFDDARNIVKADNPSVFKKTKALMLSSKIPNDTIALRKGVSKKDAKTIQKAMIKVSKTTQGKKILNDVYSWAGVAKSKDSNFKVVRQYSAQLEKLTAK, from the coding sequence ATGTATAAGAAGTTCGTTGCTGGGGCATTGTTAGCCGTGAGTGCTGCTACTGCAATTACAGTAGCACCATCAAGCGCCGACGCTGCAAAGAAGAAGGTTTCTCTGAAGGAATTGAATGTGCAATTCGTTCCATCATCACAAGCTGACACGATTCAAGCCAAGGCTAAGCCACTTGAAAAGTTATTGAAGAAGCAATTGGGAATTCCTGTTCACGTAACTATCTCAACCGATTACAACACCATTGTTGAAGCAATGGGTTCAAAGAAGGTTGACATGGGCTTCTTGCCACCTGATGCTTATGTGCAAGCGCACAAGCAATACAAGGCGAAAGTGATTTTGCAATCTGAACGTTACGGTATTAACGACAAGAAAAACGATGGTTCAAACACTGACAAGTTGGTCAGCTACTACCGGGCCATGGTCTTAGTTAAGAAGGATTCAAAGATCAAGTCAATCAAGGACTTGAAGGGTAAGAAGATTGCCGTTCAAGATACAACGTCTGACTCTGGGTACTTGTTCCCGGCCGTTGATTTGTACAATAAGGGTGTGAACATCTTCAAGGGTGGCACCCAACTAGTTACAGTCAAGGGCCACGATCAAGGTGTCTTGTCAGTTTTGAATGGTGACACAGATGCTGCGTTCATCTTTGATGACGCCCGTAACATTGTTAAAGCTGACAACCCAAGTGTCTTCAAGAAAACTAAGGCATTGATGTTGTCTTCAAAGATTCCAAACGACACGATTGCTTTGCGTAAGGGTGTCTCAAAGAAGGATGCTAAAACCATCCAAAAGGCAATGATTAAGGTCTCAAAGACGACGCAAGGTAAGAAGATTTTGAATGATGTCTACTCTTGGGCTGGGGTAGCTAAGTCAAAGGATTCAAACTTCAAGGTTGTGCGTCAATATTCCGCACAACTTGAAAAATTGACTGCCAAGTAA
- a CDS encoding DEAD/DEAH box helicase, with protein MAKFTDYNLRPELYKALAEIRFTTPTAVQEKLIPVVLQGRSVVGESQTGSGKTHTFLIPIFEKLDLKNHKVQAVITTPSRELASQIHIAAKQLASGFAEEDQPHIGYYIGGTDKARQISQLENSQPQIVIGTPSRINDLYRSGALDVHTATQMVVDEADMTLDGGFLPDVDAIAGALPADLQMMVFSATIPQKLQPFLRKYMNNPVIEEIPTETVIANTITNLLVSTKGKTKDEMIYQLLTMGTPYMALVFTNTKTRAKELAHFLRVQGLKVAEIHGDIQPRERKRTMAAVQHLDFQYVVATDLAARGIDIPGVDLIINDGIPSELEFFVHRVGRTGRNGQSGTAITIYDPDEEDRVAAVEGMGVEFIPKNFSKGELKDGIDRRRRRQRTKSTVKLDPTMIGLVMKKKKNIKPGYKRQIKSAIARDAKYKKRVEEREELRSKRKAKKNSSGK; from the coding sequence GTGGCAAAATTTACTGACTATAATCTACGTCCAGAACTATATAAAGCGTTGGCGGAGATTCGTTTTACCACCCCAACAGCCGTTCAAGAAAAATTAATTCCAGTGGTCTTACAAGGACGCTCAGTCGTCGGCGAATCACAAACTGGATCTGGAAAGACCCATACGTTTTTAATTCCAATTTTTGAGAAGTTGGATCTTAAAAATCACAAGGTCCAAGCTGTGATTACCACCCCTTCCCGTGAATTAGCTTCACAAATTCATATCGCTGCTAAGCAATTGGCGAGTGGGTTTGCTGAGGAAGATCAACCCCATATTGGTTACTATATTGGTGGCACTGATAAAGCACGTCAAATCAGTCAGCTCGAAAATAGCCAACCCCAGATCGTGATTGGCACGCCTAGTCGTATCAATGACTTATACCGTTCAGGTGCTTTGGATGTCCACACAGCCACACAAATGGTTGTGGATGAAGCTGATATGACACTTGATGGTGGGTTCTTGCCAGATGTCGACGCCATTGCCGGTGCCTTGCCTGCAGATCTACAAATGATGGTCTTTTCAGCAACTATCCCGCAGAAATTACAACCATTCTTACGTAAGTATATGAATAATCCAGTGATCGAAGAAATTCCCACGGAGACGGTGATTGCCAATACCATTACGAATCTTTTGGTAAGTACTAAGGGTAAGACAAAAGATGAGATGATTTATCAACTCTTGACCATGGGAACACCCTATATGGCCTTAGTGTTCACTAACACTAAGACTCGTGCCAAGGAACTGGCCCATTTCTTGCGCGTACAAGGGCTCAAAGTCGCCGAAATTCATGGTGATATTCAACCCCGTGAACGTAAGCGGACGATGGCTGCCGTCCAACACCTTGATTTTCAGTATGTCGTTGCCACTGACTTAGCTGCCCGTGGTATTGATATTCCAGGGGTTGATTTGATCATTAATGATGGCATTCCTTCTGAACTAGAGTTCTTCGTGCACCGTGTCGGCCGTACTGGTCGAAACGGACAATCGGGAACCGCGATCACCATTTACGATCCTGATGAGGAAGACCGCGTCGCTGCGGTTGAAGGCATGGGGGTAGAATTTATTCCAAAGAACTTCTCCAAAGGGGAGTTGAAGGATGGTATCGACCGGCGCCGTCGTCGTCAACGTACTAAATCTACGGTGAAACTTGATCCAACCATGATTGGTTTGGTGATGAAAAAGAAGAAGAACATCAAACCAGGTTACAAGCGTCAGATTAAGAGTGCGATTGCCCGCGATGCCAAGTACAAAAAGCGGGTTGAAGAGCGTGAAGAGTTACGCTCAAAGCGTAAGGCAAAAAAGAATTCTAGCGGAAAATAA
- the dinB gene encoding DNA polymerase IV produces MMADLLEIALQLNSERQIVHVDMDAFYAQVEMREHPEYRQRQLILAEDPRHNGGHGVVATANYAARALGVHSAMSAIEALRLAPDALFVRPNFTLYRAVSAQVHEIFHRYTDIVEGVAFDEAYLDVTANKLGFTAAIALAHHMQQTIFDELHLTSSVGVSFNKFLAKLASEHNKPVGFTFVGVDDIRSFLDPLPVGDIQGVGKQTEIKMKELGIETGAQLYQTDQSTLLAHFGKMGYEFYRRIRGVDDRQVEWQRERKSLGNERTFNPFLQSEEEVQAQLTRLAELLATALTKRQMHGKTLVLKVRTEAFVTETKRLTQIDFYANDALLFERLAQEIWEDLGGFQERIRLLGLTMTGLAPVTFENLPLDLYH; encoded by the coding sequence GTGATGGCAGATTTGCTCGAAATTGCCTTACAACTGAATAGTGAACGGCAGATTGTCCATGTTGATATGGATGCCTTCTATGCCCAAGTCGAGATGCGTGAACATCCAGAGTATCGGCAACGCCAGCTTATTCTAGCAGAGGACCCACGGCATAATGGGGGGCACGGGGTAGTGGCAACCGCCAATTATGCCGCCCGTGCACTGGGAGTCCATTCAGCAATGAGTGCAATTGAAGCGTTACGGTTAGCGCCTGACGCGTTATTTGTACGGCCGAACTTCACATTATATCGTGCAGTGTCTGCGCAAGTTCATGAGATTTTCCATCGTTATACAGATATTGTTGAGGGGGTGGCCTTTGATGAGGCCTATTTAGATGTGACGGCCAATAAATTGGGCTTTACAGCCGCGATTGCCTTAGCGCATCATATGCAACAAACGATTTTTGATGAGTTGCACTTAACCTCCTCCGTGGGGGTGTCGTTTAATAAATTTTTGGCAAAATTAGCTTCCGAACACAATAAACCAGTTGGGTTCACTTTTGTCGGTGTTGATGATATTCGATCTTTCCTAGATCCCTTGCCCGTCGGTGATATTCAGGGAGTTGGTAAGCAAACGGAAATTAAGATGAAGGAGCTAGGTATCGAAACTGGCGCACAGCTTTATCAGACGGACCAAAGCACCTTGCTGGCCCATTTTGGTAAGATGGGGTACGAATTTTATCGTCGGATTCGTGGCGTTGATGATCGGCAGGTGGAGTGGCAACGGGAGCGGAAATCATTGGGCAATGAACGCACCTTTAACCCATTTTTGCAATCTGAGGAAGAAGTGCAAGCACAATTGACCCGGCTGGCTGAACTGTTAGCAACGGCGTTAACCAAACGGCAGATGCATGGGAAAACATTGGTGTTAAAAGTCCGCACGGAAGCCTTTGTCACTGAAACAAAACGACTGACGCAGATCGATTTTTATGCCAATGATGCATTGCTTTTTGAACGTTTAGCCCAAGAAATTTGGGAGGACTTGGGTGGCTTCCAGGAGCGGATTCGGTTGTTGGGGTTAACCATGACAGGACTGGCCCCCGTGACCTTTGAGAATTTACCGCTTGATTTATATCATTAA
- the phnE gene encoding phosphonate ABC transporter, permease protein PhnE, translated as MNAIIPERAFAAKWHLKGALITLLLLLIMIGSGINTGVSTDFSWDQFWQIFIKMAHPDWGYASAVITPLLQTVQMSIVGTLLGTLIAIPFSLLAARNIVKNPVLRNLIRFVLGLVRSLPDLLLGALFVAIVGIGPMAGVGALTVFSFGMVSKLFYEAIETIDEGPIDALTATGANAIQTIVFAVIPQVMNQFLSYFLYTLEINVRASTVLGYLGAGGVGLFLQQTMQMFRYDRTAIVIIAIFIVVVLVDGLSNRLREALT; from the coding sequence ATGAACGCGATTATTCCAGAGCGTGCATTTGCAGCTAAGTGGCATCTAAAGGGTGCCCTCATCACGCTTTTATTGCTGTTAATTATGATTGGTTCAGGCATTAATACAGGGGTGTCAACTGACTTTAGCTGGGATCAATTTTGGCAGATTTTTATTAAGATGGCGCATCCCGATTGGGGCTACGCCAGCGCTGTCATCACACCACTTTTACAAACCGTACAGATGTCGATTGTCGGTACTTTGTTAGGTACGTTGATTGCAATCCCGTTTAGTCTGTTGGCAGCGCGTAATATTGTGAAAAATCCAGTCTTACGCAATCTAATTCGCTTTGTGCTAGGCCTAGTGCGTTCCTTGCCAGACTTATTGTTGGGGGCATTATTCGTGGCCATCGTGGGTATCGGTCCCATGGCCGGTGTGGGTGCCTTGACTGTGTTCAGTTTTGGGATGGTTTCAAAGCTATTTTATGAAGCGATTGAAACCATTGATGAGGGGCCGATTGATGCGCTCACAGCAACAGGGGCTAATGCCATCCAGACGATTGTTTTTGCGGTCATTCCCCAGGTGATGAATCAATTCTTAAGTTACTTCTTGTACACCCTTGAAATCAATGTCCGGGCATCTACTGTGTTAGGTTACTTGGGCGCCGGTGGTGTCGGACTGTTCCTACAACAAACGATGCAAATGTTCCGTTACGACCGGACGGCAATCGTTATCATTGCCATCTTCATCGTTGTGGTGTTGGTTGACGGACTATCAAATCGACTACGGGAGGCTTTGACATAA
- a CDS encoding DHH family phosphoesterase, with protein MTAQTAILAQIKAADTIIIHRHQRPDPDAFGAQFGLAELIKSSYPNKRVHVVGKSFPSGEWMGAMEDIADDIYRDALVIVVDTANSPRVDDQRYDLGHTLIKIDHHPNDEPYGDYNWVVEGASSTSALIFDFYRTFKDEMKLSDAGASYLYAGIVGDTGRFLYATTSDTMSVVSDLMTFNFDWFKINQQMDTISPVAAQMSGYVYNHMTITEEGFNYIILTKEILEQFDLGDFGTSFVVPLLGKINTVKVWAVFQEDDDGTFRVRLRARNTVINGIAKNHGGGGHAFASGAKAKDIDEINDIVAEANAVLRKETN; from the coding sequence ATGACAGCGCAGACAGCGATTTTAGCGCAAATTAAAGCAGCTGACACCATCATCATTCATCGCCACCAACGGCCGGATCCAGACGCATTTGGCGCACAATTCGGTCTGGCTGAACTAATTAAGTCAAGCTACCCTAATAAACGGGTGCATGTGGTTGGCAAGTCATTTCCAAGCGGTGAATGGATGGGCGCAATGGAAGATATTGCCGATGACATCTATCGTGATGCCTTGGTGATCGTTGTTGATACGGCGAATTCACCACGTGTCGATGATCAACGTTATGATTTGGGGCACACCCTCATTAAAATTGACCATCATCCTAATGATGAACCATATGGTGATTACAACTGGGTTGTTGAGGGTGCTTCATCAACGTCAGCGTTGATTTTTGATTTCTATCGAACTTTCAAAGATGAGATGAAATTGTCCGATGCAGGTGCCTCATACCTGTACGCTGGTATTGTTGGTGATACTGGACGCTTTTTGTATGCAACTACTTCAGACACAATGAGCGTTGTTTCTGATTTGATGACGTTCAATTTCGATTGGTTCAAAATCAATCAGCAAATGGACACGATTTCACCGGTTGCCGCCCAGATGTCTGGTTATGTCTATAATCATATGACGATCACTGAAGAAGGGTTTAACTACATTATTTTGACTAAGGAGATTTTGGAACAATTCGACTTGGGCGATTTTGGAACTTCTTTCGTGGTACCGTTGCTTGGTAAAATTAATACTGTTAAAGTGTGGGCTGTGTTCCAAGAAGATGATGATGGCACTTTCCGAGTCCGTCTCCGTGCACGTAATACCGTTATCAACGGTATCGCTAAAAATCATGGTGGTGGTGGCCATGCCTTCGCTTCAGGAGCAAAAGCCAAAGATATTGATGAAATTAACGACATTGTTGCGGAAGCCAATGCCGTCTTGCGAAAGGAAACGAACTAG
- the phnC gene encoding phosphonate ABC transporter ATP-binding protein, giving the protein MAGQAGTIKINHVSKIYPNGTIGLDNINLDIAAGEFVVIVGLSGAGKSTLLRAINRLHDVTTGDILIDGQDITKARGQELRHQRRDIAMIFQNFNLVKRATVARNVLAGRVGYYSTFKSAFGLFSKADRENAAKALQNVNMVEKYYTRADELSGGQQQRVAIARAMVQAPKVVLADEPIAALDPKNTKMVMDDLKRLNTDLGLTVIVNLHSVPLALEYATRIIGLKAGKLVYDKPIAAVSEHDFTDIYAEAKDKG; this is encoded by the coding sequence ATGGCTGGCCAAGCGGGAACCATTAAAATTAACCATGTTTCAAAGATCTATCCGAATGGAACAATTGGGCTTGATAACATCAATTTGGATATTGCAGCTGGCGAGTTCGTTGTGATTGTCGGCTTGTCGGGTGCGGGGAAGAGCACCTTGTTGCGAGCAATCAATCGATTACATGATGTGACCACGGGTGACATTTTGATTGATGGTCAAGATATTACCAAAGCGCGCGGTCAAGAACTTCGCCACCAAAGGCGTGATATCGCGATGATTTTTCAAAATTTTAACTTAGTCAAGCGCGCAACTGTTGCCCGCAACGTGTTGGCAGGTCGGGTGGGTTATTATTCAACTTTCAAGTCAGCTTTTGGTTTGTTTTCAAAGGCAGACAGAGAAAATGCCGCCAAGGCGTTGCAGAATGTTAACATGGTTGAAAAATACTATACGCGTGCCGATGAATTATCAGGGGGGCAACAACAACGGGTGGCAATCGCCCGGGCGATGGTACAGGCACCAAAAGTTGTTTTGGCCGATGAACCCATCGCGGCACTAGATCCTAAGAATACCAAGATGGTGATGGATGATTTGAAGCGGTTGAATACTGATTTGGGGCTGACGGTCATCGTTAATTTGCATTCGGTACCGTTGGCATTAGAGTATGCGACCCGGATCATCGGACTAAAGGCGGGTAAGCTAGTCTATGACAAGCCTATCGCAGCAGTTTCTGAGCATGATTTTACTGATATTTATGCTGAAGCTAAAGATAAGGGGTGA